A genomic stretch from Chrysiogenes arsenatis DSM 11915 includes:
- the mobA gene encoding molybdenum cofactor guanylyltransferase translates to MKTLGVVLAGGKSSRMGCDKALLQIDGQTLLERATATLAPHCEQVVVSGRMTEGLLSIPDTHPGDGPMGGLATIAEALDMHFPQVETVLLAPCDMPFVPSEAYRILLDVLQGDPTLLVAVATNGTREFPLTAAYRREGLQRMAASYATGNHRVFRALQTLLWQRVALAEAWLVNINTPEVYRKALASE, encoded by the coding sequence TTGAAAACACTCGGCGTTGTTTTAGCGGGAGGCAAAAGTTCGCGCATGGGATGCGATAAGGCGCTCTTGCAAATTGATGGACAGACATTGCTGGAGCGTGCCACGGCAACGCTTGCGCCGCATTGCGAGCAGGTTGTAGTGTCGGGACGTATGACAGAAGGGCTATTATCGATTCCCGACACACACCCAGGCGACGGGCCGATGGGCGGTTTGGCCACGATTGCTGAGGCGCTTGATATGCATTTTCCGCAGGTCGAAACGGTGTTGCTGGCACCATGCGATATGCCGTTCGTTCCCTCAGAGGCCTACCGAATTTTACTGGACGTCTTGCAGGGAGATCCGACGCTTTTGGTGGCGGTCGCGACCAATGGCACCAGAGAATTTCCCCTGACCGCGGCGTATCGCCGCGAAGGTTTGCAACGCATGGCGGCATCATACGCCACAGGCAATCATCGTGTCTTTCGTGCGCTGCAGACGTTGCTCTGGCAACGTGTTGCCCTCGCAGAAGCGTGGCTGGTCAATATTAATACGCCAGAGGTCTACCGAAAGGCATTGGCAAGTGAGTGA
- a CDS encoding adenine phosphoribosyltransferase translates to MDFRSKIRDVVDFPKPGIVFKDITPLLRDPAAFHSAMGILRDHIAPQNPDAIVAIESRGFLTGSILAYELGVPLVVVRKPGKLPAKTISVKYALEYGEDELQIHADALHAGDRVIIADDLLATGGTVSATCQLVQKLGATPLEAXGFLG, encoded by the coding sequence ATGGACTTCCGCTCAAAAATTCGCGATGTCGTTGACTTTCCCAAGCCAGGAATTGTTTTTAAAGATATTACGCCGCTCTTGCGTGATCCCGCGGCATTTCATAGTGCTATGGGCATTTTGCGAGACCATATTGCACCACAAAACCCCGATGCCATCGTGGCGATCGAGTCGCGTGGATTTCTTACCGGCAGTATTCTGGCATACGAACTTGGTGTTCCTCTTGTGGTGGTGCGTAAGCCTGGAAAACTCCCGGCAAAAACGATTTCTGTGAAATACGCCCTAGAGTATGGCGAAGATGAGCTTCAGATCCACGCCGATGCCCTTCATGCTGGTGACCGCGTGATTATTGCGGATGATCTGCTCGCCACTGGCGGTACAGTTTCTGCGACATGCCAGTTGGTTCAGAAACTTGGCGCGACACCGCTGGAAGCGGNCGGTTTTCTTGGTTGA
- a CDS encoding 3',5'-cyclic-nucleotide phosphodiesterase — protein sequence MKIQCLGVHDSLAPGKGSMCLLIDGTLALDAGAITDTLPFEQQVTIRDVIVSHVHIDHVKTLPFLAESFAISFTGNIVQTLRVHAKPAIIRALKAHLFNNVLWPDFTTIPSVADPVLTLIDQGQTFVVQGYTITFIPLTHTVPTYAIHVQHRDSEFLYISDTGPTERIWQYINQLERPLDAIFIDVAFPNSLENLAWASGHLTPKLLRAELGKVTNIPKHMYAIHLKSVYIEKISKELVSALDGYDYSIPKPMDILTL from the coding sequence ATGAAAATACAATGTCTTGGCGTGCACGACTCACTTGCCCCCGGTAAAGGAAGCATGTGCTTGCTGATTGACGGAACGCTGGCGTTGGATGCTGGCGCTATTACTGATACGTTACCTTTTGAGCAGCAAGTTACTATTCGTGATGTTATTGTATCTCATGTCCACATTGATCACGTCAAAACACTCCCGTTTCTCGCCGAAAGTTTCGCGATTTCGTTTACGGGCAATATCGTGCAAACCCTCCGTGTACACGCCAAACCAGCGATTATCCGAGCACTGAAAGCGCATCTTTTTAATAATGTGCTCTGGCCGGATTTTACCACTATCCCAAGCGTTGCCGATCCCGTATTAACTCTGATTGATCAAGGGCAGACGTTTGTGGTTCAAGGGTATACCATTACGTTTATCCCGCTGACCCATACCGTTCCAACGTATGCTATCCATGTGCAGCACCGCGACAGCGAATTCCTGTATATTTCCGATACCGGGCCGACGGAACGGATTTGGCAGTACATAAATCAACTTGAACGCCCGTTAGATGCTATTTTTATCGATGTCGCCTTTCCGAATTCATTAGAAAATCTGGCATGGGCGAGTGGCCACTTAACCCCAAAATTACTTCGAGCAGAACTGGGGAAGGTGACGAATATCCCCAAACATATGTACGCGATTCATTTGAAGTCGGTGTATATCGAGAAAATTAGCAAAGAGTTGGTGAGTGCGCTGGATGGATACGACTACTCTATTCCCAAGCCGATGGATATATTGACATTATAA
- the dcm gene encoding DNA (cytosine-5-)-methyltransferase, giving the protein MVALFSVSQVAHELNLHPDTIRRWEKKGLIKSHRDTCNHRVFSLDEVHRVHRQQMQNSQVDRFEVLKADSQSGFSSIELFAGAGGMALGFENAGFTHSLLVEIDKTAVSTLHHNRPIWPTVHADVSKVDFKSLQADVVAGGFPCQAFSYAGHRLGFEDTRGTLFFEFARCIAETTPRIVVGENVRGLLNHDNGNTLQTMLQVLDELGYDTVHRVLRAQYLDVAQKRERLVIIGLRRDFESDFFLPKAKNYIVPLRAALHQVPESNGAQYTEKKRKVMEQVPEGGYWRDLPDTVQREYMGASYFHTGGKTGMARRLSWSEPSLTLTCNPAQKQTERCHPSETRPLSVREYARIQSFPDEWHFAGSTNAQYKQIGNAVPVNLAYHVGCCVRGMLEGSFDAETMERVERTSAGKNQERGDREQDSHQYNSPLLPLVFE; this is encoded by the coding sequence ATGGTAGCGTTGTTTTCGGTATCTCAGGTTGCCCATGAATTAAATCTTCATCCAGACACCATTCGTCGCTGGGAAAAAAAGGGATTGATCAAATCGCACCGCGATACATGTAATCATCGTGTATTTTCGCTTGATGAGGTTCATCGAGTTCACAGGCAGCAGATGCAAAATTCGCAGGTGGATCGGTTTGAAGTACTGAAAGCCGATTCACAGAGCGGTTTTTCATCTATCGAGCTTTTTGCAGGAGCGGGTGGAATGGCTCTAGGATTTGAAAACGCGGGATTTACGCACAGCCTGCTTGTCGAAATAGATAAAACTGCCGTTTCCACGCTCCATCATAATCGACCAATATGGCCTACCGTTCATGCTGATGTAAGCAAGGTTGATTTCAAAAGTCTTCAGGCTGATGTTGTCGCGGGTGGTTTCCCTTGCCAAGCTTTTAGCTATGCAGGCCACCGACTTGGGTTTGAAGATACGCGTGGGACATTATTTTTTGAGTTTGCTCGCTGCATTGCCGAAACCACCCCTCGCATAGTTGTAGGGGAAAATGTTAGGGGATTACTGAATCATGATAACGGCAATACGCTTCAAACAATGCTTCAAGTACTTGACGAACTTGGGTATGACACAGTTCACCGAGTTTTGCGAGCGCAGTATCTTGATGTTGCCCAAAAGCGTGAACGTCTTGTTATCATTGGATTACGTCGCGACTTCGAGAGTGATTTTTTTCTTCCTAAAGCGAAAAATTACATCGTTCCGCTACGCGCAGCGCTCCATCAAGTCCCCGAAAGCAATGGCGCTCAATACACGGAAAAAAAGCGAAAAGTCATGGAGCAGGTTCCCGAAGGTGGCTACTGGCGAGATTTGCCTGACACCGTGCAACGGGAGTATATGGGTGCGAGTTACTTCCATACAGGAGGAAAAACTGGCATGGCTCGCCGCCTCTCTTGGTCGGAGCCAAGCCTAACGTTGACGTGTAATCCGGCACAAAAACAAACGGAACGGTGCCACCCCTCTGAAACAAGACCGCTGTCAGTGCGTGAGTATGCGCGTATTCAAAGCTTTCCCGATGAATGGCACTTTGCGGGATCAACCAATGCCCAGTACAAGCAAATAGGTAATGCCGTGCCGGTGAATCTCGCCTATCACGTCGGATGCTGTGTGCGAGGCATGCTGGAAGGAAGTTTTGATGCTGAGACTATGGAACGGGTTGAGCGAACGTCTGCTGGAAAAAATCAAGAAAGAGGGGATCGCGAGCAAGATTCACACCAGTACAACTCCCCTCTTCTGCCATTAGTGTTTGAATAA
- the rfaD gene encoding ADP-glyceromanno-heptose 6-epimerase yields the protein MKFIVTGGAGFVGSNIAFTLEKMGHEVLIIDDFSSGDYRNLIGFPGEVLAIDITDRSAMEYIVGTDIDGIFHEAAITDTTVMDQKRMMQVNTDAYRFLLDWAVSDNVRVVYASSAGVYGNSAAPNRIDHGLLPENVYGFSKYSMDMTTKRYLNDFPDLGVVGLRYFNVYGPGESFKGHAASMVYQLYHQIKAGKTPRLFKHGEQKRDFIFIEDIVQANMKAMFGEEVQSGVYNVGTGKARTFNDMIAIIQRCLGTSIEVEYFDNPYRFYQNHTEADISETTKQLGYKPEFTFEAGIAKYIEYLEATGR from the coding sequence ATGAAATTTATTGTTACCGGCGGCGCCGGCTTCGTCGGCTCCAACATCGCCTTTACACTTGAAAAGATGGGTCACGAAGTGCTTATCATTGACGATTTCTCCAGCGGCGACTACCGCAATCTGATCGGTTTCCCCGGTGAAGTGTTAGCCATCGACATCACGGATCGTTCCGCGATGGAGTACATCGTCGGCACCGACATTGACGGTATTTTCCACGAGGCGGCGATAACCGACACCACGGTCATGGATCAAAAGCGGATGATGCAGGTGAATACCGATGCCTACCGCTTTTTGCTCGACTGGGCTGTTTCCGACAATGTGCGCGTGGTCTACGCCTCTAGCGCCGGGGTGTACGGTAATTCGGCAGCGCCAAATCGTATCGACCACGGTCTGCTGCCGGAAAATGTCTACGGTTTTTCCAAGTATTCGATGGATATGACGACGAAGCGTTACCTGAATGATTTCCCTGATTTGGGTGTCGTCGGTCTGCGCTACTTTAACGTCTACGGCCCAGGCGAGTCGTTCAAGGGGCATGCGGCGAGCATGGTCTATCAACTCTATCATCAAATTAAGGCGGGCAAAACGCCGCGTCTTTTCAAACACGGCGAACAGAAGCGTGACTTTATTTTTATCGAAGATATCGTCCAGGCCAATATGAAAGCGATGTTTGGCGAAGAGGTTCAGTCTGGAGTGTATAATGTTGGCACGGGCAAAGCGCGGACGTTTAACGATATGATTGCTATCATTCAGCGTTGCCTTGGGACGTCCATCGAAGTCGAATATTTCGACAATCCCTACCGCTTTTACCAAAACCACACCGAAGCCGATATCAGCGAGACGACGAAACAGCTTGGTTATAAGCCGGAATTTACTTTTGAGGCCGGAATCGCCAAATACATCGAATACCTTGAGGCGACTGGCCGTTGA
- a CDS encoding OmpA family protein, whose protein sequence is MMNRIMFLCFFVVVSVLGAFSSVAAQEKMIQLKADNFLFFVDHSLSMSVRHAQTGEFKHVMGNDALAAVNSDLPALGAKGALHSYAPFSEYVAVAPYSQKTIADGLAKLPTSLFSFGATTPMGVGLAQLSEQVMKGLTGKIGVIVVTDGESNRGEAPLAVLEGLKSQYKDRLCVHFISVADEAPNRASIADMAALFSGCGASVTAADLQDKTKRDAFISKVFYEMVAKPAAVAPAPVAKPKPVVEDVVVLRGIQFDFDRADIKEQWQSVLQEGAAIIKRNTGKKVVLEGHTCSLGSEAYNQGLSQRRANAVRAFLIEQGVSASQIQAIGKGELQPRYDNTTSDGRAMNRRVEISFE, encoded by the coding sequence ATGATGAATCGTATTATGTTCCTGTGTTTCTTTGTTGTCGTATCAGTTCTTGGAGCGTTCAGCTCTGTTGCCGCTCAAGAAAAAATGATCCAGCTGAAAGCAGATAATTTCCTCTTTTTTGTCGACCATTCACTCTCAATGTCAGTGCGTCATGCGCAAACTGGTGAATTCAAACATGTCATGGGAAATGACGCTCTGGCGGCAGTCAATAGCGACTTGCCTGCACTTGGGGCAAAAGGCGCATTGCACAGCTATGCGCCTTTCAGTGAATACGTTGCGGTAGCACCATACAGCCAGAAAACGATAGCTGATGGGCTTGCCAAGCTTCCGACATCGCTCTTTTCTTTTGGCGCAACGACCCCTATGGGTGTCGGCCTAGCGCAACTTTCGGAGCAGGTGATGAAGGGGCTGACGGGGAAAATCGGCGTTATCGTGGTTACCGATGGTGAGTCAAACCGTGGCGAAGCACCTTTGGCAGTTCTGGAAGGGTTGAAAAGCCAGTACAAAGATCGCCTGTGTGTCCACTTTATCAGTGTCGCGGATGAAGCACCGAATCGTGCCAGTATTGCTGATATGGCAGCATTATTTTCTGGATGTGGTGCCAGCGTAACGGCAGCCGACCTTCAGGATAAAACGAAGCGCGATGCTTTTATTAGCAAAGTGTTTTATGAAATGGTTGCAAAACCAGCAGCAGTCGCTCCGGCGCCTGTAGCGAAGCCGAAGCCGGTAGTTGAAGACGTTGTCGTGCTTCGTGGTATTCAGTTTGACTTTGACCGTGCAGACATTAAAGAGCAGTGGCAGTCTGTATTGCAAGAGGGTGCTGCTATTATCAAGCGCAACACGGGTAAAAAGGTTGTTTTAGAAGGTCATACTTGTTCACTTGGATCAGAAGCGTACAACCAAGGGTTGTCACAGCGTCGTGCGAATGCGGTGCGGGCGTTCTTGATTGAGCAAGGTGTGTCGGCATCACAAATTCAGGCGATTGGCAAGGGCGAGCTTCAACCTCGCTACGACAATACTACAAGTGATGGCCGTGCGATGAACCGTCGAGTCGAAATATCTTTTGAATAA
- a CDS encoding RNA methyltransferase, which translates to MGGIALSHITCSTLTVLLHHVEGAINLGFVARALANTGFRRMVCCGGAAPQHFEAKKYALHANDILESCGVVSTFDELIASVDTVIALTPRSPWPDGNELLLDDFPCFVQQQVVRGKRVGLLFGNEAQGLSNHELSLCHRRMALPAHPEYVSLNVAQAVLITLWELRRAPFFQEDIPQISPLAPPQASAAQQGQILKKLRNILEKNGFLNPQNPEAIWQEVAQIVCSRQWSEREATLLLGILTKCHNAQKLSAGQSDG; encoded by the coding sequence GTGGGTGGAATAGCTCTGTCGCACATTACCTGCTCCACTCTTACTGTTCTGCTTCACCATGTTGAAGGAGCTATTAACCTTGGCTTTGTCGCACGGGCGCTTGCCAATACGGGTTTTCGCCGTATGGTTTGCTGTGGCGGGGCGGCACCGCAACACTTTGAAGCCAAAAAATATGCTTTGCATGCTAATGACATTCTGGAGTCATGTGGCGTTGTTTCCACGTTCGACGAGTTGATTGCTTCTGTTGATACGGTGATTGCACTGACTCCGCGCTCGCCGTGGCCGGACGGCAATGAGCTGCTGCTTGACGATTTCCCCTGTTTTGTTCAGCAGCAGGTTGTCAGAGGAAAGCGAGTGGGGTTGCTCTTTGGCAATGAAGCACAGGGGTTGAGTAATCATGAATTGTCGCTCTGCCATCGCCGCATGGCGTTACCGGCACATCCGGAATACGTCAGCCTGAATGTTGCACAAGCGGTGTTGATCACGTTATGGGAGCTGCGGCGCGCGCCATTTTTTCAGGAAGATATTCCACAAATTTCCCCACTTGCGCCGCCTCAGGCGAGTGCTGCTCAGCAGGGGCAAATTCTCAAAAAGCTGCGTAACATCTTGGAAAAAAACGGGTTCCTGAACCCACAAAATCCAGAAGCTATCTGGCAAGAAGTGGCACAAATAGTGTGTTCGCGGCAATGGAGCGAACGCGAAGCAACGCTTTTGTTGGGAATACTGACAAAATGCCACAACGCGCAAAAGCTTTCCGCAGGCCAATCAGATGGATAA
- a CDS encoding circularly permuted type 2 ATP-grasp protein — MNFNEYEVGEFYDEMFDASGKPRPATKLLYERITSLKPGELKMRQAASEKALLDLGITFTVYGNEEGTEKVFPFDVLPRVISGEEWQELERGLRQRIVALNMFIDDVYNDQQIIKDGIIPREIVESSAGYLPSCLGLNPPRNIWCHIAGSDLVRDETGQMYVLEDNLRCPSGVSYVLANRHLMKRTFPKVFAQLEILPVVDYPARLLDMLISVAPQGTPNPTVVLLTPGSYNSAYFEHSFLAQQMGIELVEGRDLVVHEGFVCMRTTKGLRRVDVIYRRIGDDYLDPEVFRPESVLGVSGIMDVYRAGRVTLVNAPGAGVADDKVIYAYVPEMIRYYLDEEALIPNVPTYLCWREEDRKYVLANLPTMVVKAANEAGGYGMLIGPGSTKEQQDEFAKKIVDNPRNYIAQPALKLSRTPVIAGDTFEGRHIDLRPYILYGDEISITPGGLTRVALKKGSLVVNSSQGGGSKDTWVLAPGPVKEVFDAQ, encoded by the coding sequence ATGAACTTTAATGAGTATGAAGTCGGTGAATTCTACGACGAAATGTTTGATGCTTCAGGAAAGCCGCGCCCTGCAACGAAATTACTCTACGAGCGGATAACGTCGCTCAAGCCGGGCGAGCTGAAAATGCGTCAGGCCGCTTCTGAAAAGGCGCTGCTAGACCTTGGGATCACATTTACCGTATATGGCAATGAAGAAGGAACCGAAAAGGTTTTTCCCTTTGATGTGTTGCCACGGGTGATTAGCGGCGAAGAGTGGCAAGAACTCGAACGTGGATTGCGCCAGCGCATTGTTGCCCTCAATATGTTTATTGATGATGTCTATAACGATCAGCAAATAATCAAAGATGGGATTATTCCCCGCGAAATTGTGGAATCGTCCGCTGGATACTTACCAAGCTGTCTTGGCCTAAACCCGCCGCGGAACATTTGGTGCCATATTGCTGGTTCTGACTTGGTGCGCGACGAAACGGGGCAGATGTATGTACTGGAAGATAATTTGCGCTGTCCCTCCGGAGTTTCGTATGTACTGGCGAATCGCCATTTAATGAAACGAACTTTCCCGAAAGTGTTTGCTCAGCTTGAAATCCTCCCCGTGGTCGACTATCCCGCGCGGCTACTGGATATGCTTATCAGTGTGGCGCCACAAGGTACCCCGAATCCAACCGTCGTACTGCTTACCCCGGGCAGCTACAACTCTGCATATTTTGAGCACTCATTTTTGGCGCAACAAATGGGGATTGAATTGGTTGAAGGGCGCGATTTAGTCGTACATGAAGGATTTGTCTGTATGCGAACAACCAAGGGGTTGCGTCGTGTTGACGTTATTTATCGCCGCATCGGTGACGACTATCTCGACCCTGAAGTCTTCCGTCCAGAATCGGTACTCGGTGTTTCTGGCATTATGGACGTGTACCGTGCTGGCCGTGTGACGCTTGTAAATGCTCCCGGAGCTGGTGTGGCCGATGATAAAGTTATTTACGCCTATGTTCCAGAGATGATTCGCTACTATCTTGACGAAGAAGCGTTGATTCCAAATGTTCCCACCTACCTGTGCTGGCGTGAAGAGGATCGCAAATACGTCTTGGCGAATCTGCCCACAATGGTGGTGAAAGCGGCGAACGAAGCTGGCGGGTATGGCATGCTTATCGGCCCCGGATCAACCAAAGAGCAGCAGGATGAATTTGCCAAAAAAATCGTGGATAATCCTCGCAATTATATCGCGCAACCCGCACTAAAGCTTTCGCGCACACCGGTTATTGCTGGAGATACATTTGAAGGGCGACACATCGACTTGCGCCCCTATATTTTGTATGGAGACGAAATTTCCATTACCCCTGGCGGACTAACCCGTGTTGCTCTGAAAAAAGGATCGCTGGTGGTGAATTCTTCACAAGGTGGTGGCAGTAAAGACACATGGGTGCTGGCGCCTGGACCCGTCAAGGAGGTGTTCGATGCTCAGTAG
- a CDS encoding Eco47II family restriction endonuclease gives MLTWIPDEALIGHVKVVLEKGLDGINKAEKDFARNAIDPFSALFDAGLQNISLGQWIASEKRRQAQKTLQNALGHFHQSILSSVEHCYCPQEGFVDLANDHLKIVAEIKNKHNTVKKSDLKSVYEELDGAVNHKTSKYHGYTAYYVTVISARQQRFTKPFTPPDNRNSSRKTEQRRILEIDGMSFYELLTGQKDALYQLYRVLPNVIQTLMAEEGSCTGVNLARDPLFLDFFQQTFAQPVP, from the coding sequence ATGCTGACATGGATTCCAGACGAGGCACTCATAGGCCATGTCAAAGTTGTGCTTGAAAAAGGACTCGACGGGATCAACAAAGCAGAAAAGGATTTTGCGCGGAATGCGATTGATCCTTTTTCTGCTCTTTTCGACGCTGGTTTACAAAATATCTCTTTAGGGCAGTGGATTGCTTCCGAAAAGCGCCGTCAGGCTCAGAAAACCCTGCAAAATGCGCTGGGACATTTTCATCAAAGCATATTGTCAAGCGTTGAACACTGCTATTGTCCGCAAGAGGGGTTTGTCGATCTGGCCAATGATCACCTGAAAATTGTGGCTGAAATCAAAAACAAGCACAATACCGTCAAAAAGTCTGATCTCAAATCCGTTTACGAAGAACTTGACGGCGCCGTTAACCACAAGACATCAAAATATCACGGATATACGGCGTATTACGTCACGGTTATTTCCGCTCGACAACAACGATTTACAAAACCTTTTACGCCACCAGATAACCGCAACAGCAGCCGGAAAACGGAGCAGCGTCGTATTCTTGAAATCGATGGGATGAGTTTTTACGAACTTCTTACCGGACAAAAAGATGCGCTCTACCAACTCTATCGTGTGCTTCCAAATGTTATTCAAACACTAATGGCAGAAGAGGGGAGTTGTACTGGTGTGAATCTTGCTCGCGATCCCCTCTTTCTTGATTTTTTCCAGCAGACGTTCGCTCAACCCGTTCCATAG
- a CDS encoding Do family serine endopeptidase: MRRFLLFLVLFVCVSPLAFAQAYPDITRLVKQVEPSVVNISTAKEVTTAQRGVPLPEEFFRRFFGDDFPFQFPQQPQQGEPQTRRSTSLGSGFVVSSDGYIVTNNHVIEGADEITVTMNDEREFKAKLIGRDKALDLALLKIEVAGLTPLRLGDSDAVDVGQWVFAVGNPFGLSGTVTVGVISAKDREIGQSPYDSFLQTDASINPGNSGGPLLNLNGEVIGINTAIVASGQGLGFAIPINILSSSLTQLKEKGKISRGWLGVALQKLTPELAQSSGLPKDAKGVLVTSVEPGQPAEKGGVRAGDVIVTFNGQEIGKYHDIFKMVARTAPGTTVNMEVMRAGGRKLLRVTLGERPDEQTADGAAPAPKAPEEPGVFREHGIAFAMENSVLVIRSVEEKSAAFGAGVRIGMQVLEVNDQPVNDFGTLKRALRRTSTGFVKLLVRHQGANRFIAFRLES; the protein is encoded by the coding sequence ATGCGACGTTTTCTTCTGTTTCTGGTGCTTTTTGTGTGCGTTAGCCCTCTCGCTTTTGCCCAAGCGTATCCCGACATTACCCGCCTCGTCAAGCAAGTAGAGCCATCGGTAGTAAACATTTCTACCGCCAAAGAAGTCACGACAGCGCAGCGTGGCGTCCCTTTGCCGGAAGAGTTTTTCCGTCGCTTTTTTGGTGATGACTTTCCTTTCCAATTTCCGCAACAACCCCAGCAGGGTGAGCCGCAAACGCGTCGCTCAACGAGCCTGGGATCAGGATTTGTGGTTTCGAGCGATGGTTATATTGTCACCAATAACCACGTTATCGAAGGGGCGGATGAAATTACCGTGACCATGAATGATGAGCGGGAGTTTAAAGCAAAGCTGATTGGGCGTGATAAAGCGCTGGATTTGGCACTCCTGAAAATTGAAGTTGCTGGGTTGACCCCGCTACGTTTGGGCGACTCGGACGCCGTTGATGTCGGTCAATGGGTCTTTGCGGTTGGCAACCCGTTTGGGCTGAGTGGCACGGTAACGGTTGGCGTGATCAGCGCCAAAGATCGTGAAATCGGCCAGTCGCCCTACGACAGCTTTTTGCAAACCGATGCTTCGATTAACCCCGGCAACAGTGGCGGCCCACTGCTGAACCTGAACGGCGAAGTCATCGGCATCAACACGGCTATCGTGGCGTCTGGTCAGGGGCTCGGGTTTGCTATTCCAATCAATATCCTGAGCAGTTCGTTAACACAACTCAAAGAAAAAGGGAAAATTTCGCGCGGCTGGCTGGGAGTGGCGCTCCAGAAGTTAACGCCGGAGCTGGCGCAGTCGTCTGGGTTGCCGAAGGATGCCAAAGGGGTTTTGGTAACGTCGGTCGAGCCGGGACAACCCGCCGAAAAAGGCGGAGTACGCGCTGGCGATGTTATTGTGACATTTAACGGTCAGGAGATTGGCAAATACCACGACATTTTCAAAATGGTCGCGCGCACAGCGCCGGGCACCACGGTAAATATGGAAGTGATGCGCGCTGGTGGTCGCAAACTCCTGCGGGTGACGCTTGGCGAGCGCCCTGATGAACAGACGGCGGATGGGGCGGCTCCGGCACCAAAAGCGCCGGAAGAACCGGGCGTGTTCCGTGAGCACGGTATTGCCTTTGCGATGGAGAATAGTGTACTGGTGATCCGCAGTGTTGAAGAAAAAAGTGCGGCCTTTGGTGCTGGGGTTCGTATAGGGATGCAGGTGCTGGAGGTGAACGATCAGCCGGTCAATGACTTCGGCACGCTTAAACGGGCGCTGCGCCGGACATCGACGGGATTTGTCAAGCTGCTGGTGCGGCATCAGGGGGCGAATCGGTTTATTGCGTTTAGATTAGAGTCGTAA
- a CDS encoding alpha-E domain-containing protein produces MLSRVADAIYWMSRYLERADSTIRLIEATEQLSLDFPAEKGFSHWSALMNVSGDAQLYAERYNVVRPHTVLLFLLFDLECTNSVYSCIRGARENARIVREILSPEAWEQLNLIYHTMKNGITHVESVVENPFEICEKIRLGSIMVAGLIEDTMPHEEAWHFFRLGKAVERADKTSRILDVKTYSLLESLGDFGSSFDDTLWAALLRSISALEPYRQIYGPVNPQNVAKFLLQSHTYPRALLFCLLSAQRTLHYFSGRPVGTFGNQAEKVVGKLVAELSYTEVDDILEQGLHEFCDTFQGQLNQLDDAIRESYFYISEG; encoded by the coding sequence ATGCTCAGTAGAGTTGCTGATGCTATTTATTGGATGAGTCGCTACTTAGAGCGTGCCGATAGCACTATCCGCCTGATAGAAGCTACCGAACAGCTTTCTCTCGATTTCCCCGCCGAAAAGGGTTTTTCCCACTGGTCGGCACTCATGAACGTTTCGGGCGATGCGCAATTGTATGCCGAACGGTACAACGTTGTTCGTCCACATACTGTTTTATTGTTTTTATTGTTCGATCTTGAATGCACCAATTCGGTCTATTCTTGCATTCGCGGTGCGCGCGAAAATGCCCGTATTGTGCGCGAAATCCTTTCCCCAGAGGCGTGGGAGCAGTTGAATCTCATCTATCACACAATGAAAAATGGGATCACTCACGTTGAATCCGTTGTAGAAAACCCATTCGAAATATGCGAGAAAATCCGCCTTGGCAGCATTATGGTTGCCGGTTTGATCGAAGACACGATGCCGCACGAAGAGGCGTGGCATTTCTTCCGCCTCGGAAAAGCCGTTGAACGTGCCGATAAAACATCGCGTATACTTGACGTAAAAACCTACTCGCTCTTGGAATCGCTTGGTGACTTTGGCAGTTCGTTTGACGATACACTCTGGGCGGCACTCCTGCGCTCCATCAGCGCCTTAGAGCCCTATCGTCAGATTTATGGGCCGGTAAACCCGCAAAACGTCGCGAAATTCCTATTGCAATCGCATACATACCCGCGCGCGCTTCTTTTTTGCCTGCTTTCAGCACAAAGGACACTCCATTACTTCTCAGGAAGACCGGTGGGAACCTTTGGCAATCAGGCTGAAAAAGTCGTCGGCAAATTAGTGGCAGAGCTTTCGTACACGGAAGTCGATGATATTTTGGAGCAAGGACTGCACGAGTTCTGCGACACCTTCCAAGGGCAATTGAATCAACTCGATGACGCCATTCGCGAAAGCTACTTTTACATTTCGGAGGGGTAG